Sequence from the Deltaproteobacteria bacterium genome:
CTCTGGCGAATGCTGGCGGGGAGGCCGAGGTCGCTTGCGACGGCTTCGATCGCGGCGACGGCGTCGCCGAGGGCGACGCCGGGCGCGAGGTTGAAGGAGAGGGTGACGACGGGGAACTGACCCTGGTGGTTGACGGCGAGCGCGGTGGTGGCCGGGGCGAAGTGGGTGAAGGCGGCGAGGGGCACGGGCGCGCCGGCGGCCGAGCGCACGTAGATGTCCTTCAGGGTCTCCGGGTTCTGCTGGAAGCTCGGCTGCACCTCGAGGACGACGTGGTACTGGTTCAGCTGCGTGAAGATCGTGGACACCTGGCGCTGGCCGAAGGCGTCGTAGAGGGTGTCGTCGATCAGCTGGGGAGTGATGCCGAGGCGGGAGGCCGTGTCGCGGTCGATCACCAGCGACGCCTGGAGCCCGCCGTTCTGCTGGTCGCTCGCCACGTCGCGGAGCTCGGGGAGCGCCTGCAGCCGCTCGAGGAGCCGCGGAGCCCAGGCGTGCAGCTCGCCCGGGTCGGCCGCCTCGAGCGTGAACTGGTACTGCGTGCGGCTGACCCGGTCCTCCACGGTGAGGTCCTGGATCGGCTGCATGAAGAGGGTGATCCCCTGTACCGCGACGAGCCGCGGCTGCAGGCGACGGATGACGTCGCTCGCGCTCACGCGGCGCGCGGCGAGGGGCTTCAGGTTGATCTGGATGCGCCCGCTGTTCGCCGTCGTGTTGACGCCGTCGACGCCGATGAAGGACGAGAGGCTCTGCACCGCGGGATCCTCGAGAATCACCGCGGCGAGCGCCTGCTGGCGCTCCGCCATGGCGGCGAACGACACCGACTGGGGCGCCTCGGACACACCCAGGATCACGCCCGTGTCCTGCACGGGGAAGAACCCCTTCGGCACCACGACGTAGAGCGCGAGCGTCCCCACCAGCGTCACGACGGCGACGACCAGCGTCGCGGTCTGGTGCCCGAGCACCCAGCGCAGGCTCGTGCCGTAGCGCTCGATCACGCTGTTCAGGACCCGCTCCGACGCGCGCGCGAAGCGGCCCTCGGTCGCGCCGAAGCGGTTCCGCAGCAGGCGGGCGCACATCATCGGGGTCAGCGTGAGCGACACGACGGCCGAGACCAGGATGGTGACGCTCAGCGTGACGGCGAACTCGCGGAACAGCCGCCCGACGATGTCGCCCATGAAAAGGAGCGGGATGAGGACGGCGATCAGCGACACCGTGAGCGACAGGATGGTGAAGCCGATCTGCTCCGAGCCCTTCAGTGCGGCCGCGAGCGGCGGCTCCCCCTCCTCGATGTAGCGGGCGACGTTCTCGATCATCACGATCGCGTCGTCCACCACGAAGCCGGTCGAGATGGTGAGGGCCATCAGCGACAGGTTGTCCAGGCTGTAGCCGAGCAGGTACATCACGCCGAAAGTGGCCACGATCGAGAGCGGGACCGCGACGCTGGGGATGATGGTCGCCCGCAGGTTGCGCAGGAAGAGGAAGAGCACCATCACCACGAGCGCCACGGTCAGCATGAGCTCGAACTGCACGTCCCGCACGGACGCGCGGATCGTGAGGGTCCGGTCGGTGAGGACCGAGACCTGCACCGAGGGCGGCAGCGC
This genomic interval carries:
- a CDS encoding acriflavine resistance protein B, yielding MNPSRPFILRPVATSLLMAAILLAGAIAYRQLPVSALPQVDYPTIQVLTFYPGAGPDVMASSVTSPLERQFGQMPGLNQMMSTSSFGCSVITLQFALDLNIDVAEQEVQAAINAAATYLPRDLPNPPVYSKTNPADAPVLTLALTSATLPPAKVQDLADTRLAQKISQLPGVGLVSISGGQKPAVRVQANPTALAAYGLGLEDVRTALAQANVNQAKGNFDGPDQAYTIGANDQLLSSDAYRPLVVAYRNGAPVRVSDVADVIDDAENVKQAAWMNTLPAVIVNIQRQPGANIITVVDRIERLLPQLTTALPPSVQVSVLTDRTLTIRASVRDVQFELMLTVALVVMVLFLFLRNLRATIIPSVAVPLSIVATFGVMYLLGYSLDNLSLMALTISTGFVVDDAIVMIENVARYIEEGEPPLAAALKGSEQIGFTILSLTVSLIAVLIPLLFMGDIVGRLFREFAVTLSVTILVSAVVSLTLTPMMCARLLRNRFGATEGRFARASERVLNSVIERYGTSLRWVLGHQTATLVVAVVTLVGTLALYVVVPKGFFPVQDTGVILGVSEAPQSVSFAAMAERQQALAAVILEDPAVQSLSSFIGVDGVNTTANSGRIQINLKPLAARRVSASDVIRRLQPRLVAVQGITLFMQPIQDLTVEDRVSRTQYQFTLEAADPGELHAWAPRLLERLQALPELRDVASDQQNGGLQASLVIDRDTASRLGITPQLIDDTLYDAFGQRQVSTIFTQLNQYHVVLEVQPSFQQNPETLKDIYVRSAAGAPVPLAAFTHFAPATTALAVNHQGQFPVVTLSFNLAPGVALGDAVAAIEAVASDLGLPASIRQSFQGTAQAFQASLANEPLLILAALVTVYIVLGVLYESYIHPLTILSTLPSAGVGAIL